One Acetonema longum DSM 6540 genomic window, CCAGGATCTCATCCATCAATTTGGTCTCAACCAGGCGATGGGTGGCCATTAATACGGTTTTATCGCCGGCCAGAGTCAGAATGGAGTGCATAATCGCAGCCGCCGTAGCGGCATCCAGGCCGTTCGTCGGCTCATCCAGGAGCCAGACCGGCGCCGCCTTCAGATAAGCCCGGGCAATAGCCACTCTCTGCCTCTCGCCGCCTGACAGGGTCCGGCCATTTTGCCCCGGCACGGTGTCCAATCCCCGGGGCAGACGGGCCACCAGGCCGTCAAGAGACGCCAGGCTTACCGCCGCAGCCAGTTCAGCCTCAGAAGCCCGGGGCCGGGCCAGGAGAATATTGTCCCGTAAGCTGGCGGCAAACAGGTAGGTGTCCTGAGTTACCACAGAAAAATGGGAGCACAGCCGGTCAGGGTCCCACTCTGACAGCTCCAGGCCGTCCAGTGTGGCCGATCCTTCCTGATAAGGCCACAGGCCAAGCAATACCGATAAAAGAGTGCTTTTGCCGGCGCCGCTGGACCCAACCACTGCCAGCTTCCGGCCGGGAGGCAGATCCAGGGACACCTGCTCCAGGGCATTTTGTCCCGCCTCCTGGTAGCGGACTGTCAGGTCTTTCACCAAGAGTCGGCTATGCCCTGTCTCCACGGAAGAGGGTTGCCAATGGCCCGATTTCATCCCGGACGCCGGCCGGACATCCTCCCCTGAGCCGAACAGCCGTCCGGCAGCCGCCAGCGTCTCCCGGCTGTGGCCGAAAATGTGAGACAGGGGCTGAGCGGCCTCAAACATGCTCCAGACCGCCAATACCAGCATGGCCAGATGCACTCCCCGGATCTCACCGCCACGGACGCCGGCAGCCGCCAACACCAGGACAGCCGATATCGCTGCCTGAGTCAAAAAGCCGCAGCCAGCGTCCTGAAGGCCGGCCAGCCGGAATCTCTGTTCCTGAGCGGCAGCCAATTCCCCGCCGGCCCGGACCAGCCTCTCCCGCCAGACTGTCTGCCGGCTGCCGGCATGGATCTCGGTCATCCCGGCCAAGGCATCGGTTAAAACTGCACAGAATTGTTCCCGTTTCTCCTGGATCTGTTCCTCATGAGGCTGTTCCAGCCGACGGAGGAGTGCTGGCAGCCCTAAACCGGTCAACAGGAAGAACAGGGTCACAGCCAGGGGAAGCCCCTG contains:
- the cydC gene encoding thiol reductant ABC exporter subunit CydC; the protein is MREWLRLMSWARQDWKGLVPAAVAAVMTVFSHAGLLAAGAYLLSLAALQPPIGALSAAVAAVRFFGLSRAVCRYLERWSAHRVTFDLLAKLRVKYYQRLEQAPAKAVSAVNGALLERLTGDVEVLQYFYLRVLLPAVVAGAALLGIWLFLGQFSQGLPLAVTLFFLLTGLGLPALLRRLEQPHEEQIQEKREQFCAVLTDALAGMTEIHAGSRQTVWRERLVRAGGELAAAQEQRFRLAGLQDAGCGFLTQAAISAVLVLAAAGVRGGEIRGVHLAMLVLAVWSMFEAAQPLSHIFGHSRETLAAAGRLFGSGEDVRPASGMKSGHWQPSSVETGHSRLLVKDLTVRYQEAGQNALEQVSLDLPPGRKLAVVGSSGAGKSTLLSVLLGLWPYQEGSATLDGLELSEWDPDRLCSHFSVVTQDTYLFAASLRDNILLARPRASEAELAAAVSLASLDGLVARLPRGLDTVPGQNGRTLSGGERQRVAIARAYLKAAPVWLLDEPTNGLDAATAAAIMHSILTLAGDKTVLMATHRLVETKLMDEILVLDGGRVAEKGNFQSLTATGGLFGRLWRLEQDRLQ